TCCCGGGCTTTATACCCGGAAGGCTTTGATTATTTTTCTATTCCACGGTCGGCGGCAGTTCCTGTGCCTCGACCTCGATCTCTGTGATCACCGGCTCATATTTTGAATTAAACTTACCCTTTTTATCAAAAACCCGGATAACCAGGTAGGCGATAACCGTCAGCAGTATACCGGTGAAAAAAGGCACAAGCACCAGATCCAGGGTCAGGGCAAGAGCGGCAAAGTACCCCGCCGCACAGCCTGCAACAAAGGCAATAAGCGGAATCCCATACATGATGGAGGTGGCCTTGATAACATTGGCAAACTCCATTTCCACCGATACTGTATCGCCCACCTGGGCACCGGCCGCATTCCGGGCAGTGGCTTCCATGGTCATTTTTTCCTTACCGACCTGGCAGGCTCCACAGTCACCGCAGGCGGCGTGGCGTTTAATCAGGACCTTTGCATTTTTCCCCTTTAATTCTTCGACGATTCCAATTTCTTTCATCGCAGTTCACTTCCTTAATGGTTGCTTTTTTCCTTTTATACCCTGTCCGGCATTCTTAAAACCCTACAGTATTTCGTCGATGCTGATTCCCAGATCAATGAGCTGATCAAGCTGGGCTTCCGCCGGTGCGTCAGTCATCAGGCAGCTGTGGTTTTGTGTTTTCGGGAAAGCGATAACGTCGCGGATATTATCAATATCCATGAGCATCATGATAAGACGGTCAAGGCCAAAGGCCAGTCCGCCGTGCGGTGGTGTTCCATATTTCAGGGCCTCCAGCAGGAATCCAAACTGCTTCCAGGCGTCCTCCATGGTAAAGCCAAGGGCTTTGAACATTTTCTCCTGCACATCCTGATTATGGATACGGATGGAGCCGCCGCCCAGCTCAACGCCATTTACAACCATGTCGTATGCATCGGCGTGTACCTGGGACGGGTCTGTTTCCAGAAGCGGCAGGTCCTTATCCAGCGGGGCTGTAAATGGATGGTGCTTGGCCATATAGCGGCCCGCTTCCGCATCGTACTCAAGCAGTGGGAAGTCGATAACCCAGAGGAAGTTAAACTTGCCGCTCAAATCAAATTCGAGCTTCTTAGCCAACTCCAAACGCAGCTGTCCGAGAGCTGTACAGACAATCTCATCGGTATCGGCTACAATAAAGATCATATCGCCGGGTTCTGCGTCCATCCGTTCAAAGATAGCGTTCTTTTCAGCTTCAGAAATAAACTTGAGGATCGGCGATTTCATTTCGCCGTCAGATACATCGATCCAGGCCAGACCCTTTGCCTTGTAAATCGCTGCAAATTTTTCGAGATTTTTGATGGTCTTTTTGCTGAGCTTGCCCTGGGCGTCCTTGGCGTTAATGGCACGGACAGAGCCGCCCTTTTTAACGGCGCCTGAGAATACCTTGAACTCGCTGTTTTCAACAATATCGGAAATATTGGTCAGTTCCATGCCAAAGCGTGTATCCGGCTTGTCTGAGCCAAAGCGGTCCATTGCTTCCTGATAGGTCATACGGATAAACGGTGTTTCCAGCTCAACGCCGCGGATTTCTCTGAAGATTTTAGCGATCATGTTTTCCATGATGGGCAGGATATCGTCTTTGGTGATAAACGACATTTCCATATCGATCTGGGTAAATTCCGGCTGGCGGTCCTGACGGAGGTCCTCGTCACGGAAGCATTTCGCAACCTGATAGTAACGGTCAACGCCGGAGATCATCAGGATCTGTTTAAAAAGCTGCGGGCTCTGTGGCAGGCCAAAGAATTTTCCCTTCTGTACACGAGAAGGCACCAGGAAATCGCGGGCGCCCTCCGGCGTCGGCTTGCCCAAAATCGGTGTCTCAATTTCCAGAAAACCTTCGTCGTTTAAGAAGTTGCGGGCAATGCTTGCAACCTGGGCTCTTGTTTTTAACATCTTCTGATTTTTAGGCTTGCGAAGGTCTAAATAACGGTATTTCAGCCGTACGGCTTCATTGCTTTTGTCGTCGTCTTCTACGTAAATCGGCGGTGTATCGGCCGTATCGAGTATGGTCAGGCTTTTAACCATGACTTCAATCTCACCGGTTGCCATTTTGGGGTTCACGTTTTCCGCATCGCGGTTAACAACTTCCCCTTCAATACAGAGCACATACTCGTTGCGTACCTTTTCGGCTTGGGCAAAGGCTTCAGCGCTGACTTCCTCGTTGACAACCAGCTGCACCTTGCCGCTGCGGTCCCTCAGATCAATAAAGAGCACGCCTCCAAGGTTTCTTCTGGTGTCTGTCCAGCCGCATAATTTAACGGTCTGGCCTACAAATTCCGTATTCAGTTCGCCGCAGAGGGCGTTTCTATAGGTGGTTTTCATCTTTCCTCCTGTTATGTTATCTATGCGTATTTTAACTTTTTCATATCTTATTATTATATAAAAGGCGTCCCCTTTATGTCAAGTGGCTGGGCGCTTTTTCTGGGCTTTATCCAATAACTTTACATAAAGCAGTTCAGGCGCAGTATTAAGCAATTATGAACAAAAACATGATATACTAACTTAAATCAGAATTAGAGAGGAACTTTCAATGCACCTGCAATATTATTTCGGCAACGATTTTAAGCCGTTTGAGGACTATCTTTCGTCCATTGAGCACACTGTTTTTGAATGTAAAAAGGATACGCCGCTCAGCGGCGTGGGCGCGCCACTGGATAAGGAATACTACGTGCTGGATGGAATGATCCGCACCTCCTTTCTCCACGAAAGCGGTCATATCAAGGCGTTTGCTTTTTATGGTCCCTACACCTTCGCGCCGCTTTACTACCCGGGGGATTATAAAATTGAAAGCTCTCTAATCTTTACAGCTGCTACAGAGCTCAAGGCCCTGGCCTTTGACCGCAAGCTTTTAGGACACTATCTTAACAAAAATCCCGAGCTGAATCAGGCCATGTACGACGCCTATATGCGGCTGGTTGTGCTGCTGATCGAGGACAATATCAACCAGCTCTTTTCAACCGGACTTGAGAAAATCGCGCATTTCCTGTACAGTGCTGTTGTCAACAGCGACGATCCGGTCGTTCTGATCTCCCAGGATGATCTCGCCAGCTTTGTAGGTATGAACCGGGCCAACGTGGCAAAATACCTGAAGCAGCTGCGTGAGGAAGGGATCA
This portion of the Eubacterium sp. 1001713B170207_170306_E7 genome encodes:
- a CDS encoding SoxR reducing system RseC family protein codes for the protein MKEIGIVEELKGKNAKVLIKRHAACGDCGACQVGKEKMTMEATARNAAGAQVGDTVSVEMEFANVIKATSIMYGIPLIAFVAGCAAGYFAALALTLDLVLVPFFTGILLTVIAYLVIRVFDKKGKFNSKYEPVITEIEVEAQELPPTVE
- the aspS gene encoding aspartate--tRNA ligase; translation: MKTTYRNALCGELNTEFVGQTVKLCGWTDTRRNLGGVLFIDLRDRSGKVQLVVNEEVSAEAFAQAEKVRNEYVLCIEGEVVNRDAENVNPKMATGEIEVMVKSLTILDTADTPPIYVEDDDKSNEAVRLKYRYLDLRKPKNQKMLKTRAQVASIARNFLNDEGFLEIETPILGKPTPEGARDFLVPSRVQKGKFFGLPQSPQLFKQILMISGVDRYYQVAKCFRDEDLRQDRQPEFTQIDMEMSFITKDDILPIMENMIAKIFREIRGVELETPFIRMTYQEAMDRFGSDKPDTRFGMELTNISDIVENSEFKVFSGAVKKGGSVRAINAKDAQGKLSKKTIKNLEKFAAIYKAKGLAWIDVSDGEMKSPILKFISEAEKNAIFERMDAEPGDMIFIVADTDEIVCTALGQLRLELAKKLEFDLSGKFNFLWVIDFPLLEYDAEAGRYMAKHHPFTAPLDKDLPLLETDPSQVHADAYDMVVNGVELGGGSIRIHNQDVQEKMFKALGFTMEDAWKQFGFLLEALKYGTPPHGGLAFGLDRLIMMLMDIDNIRDVIAFPKTQNHSCLMTDAPAEAQLDQLIDLGISIDEIL
- a CDS encoding Crp/Fnr family transcriptional regulator, giving the protein MHLQYYFGNDFKPFEDYLSSIEHTVFECKKDTPLSGVGAPLDKEYYVLDGMIRTSFLHESGHIKAFAFYGPYTFAPLYYPGDYKIESSLIFTAATELKALAFDRKLLGHYLNKNPELNQAMYDAYMRLVVLLIEDNINQLFSTGLEKIAHFLYSAVVNSDDPVVLISQDDLASFVGMNRANVAKYLKQLREEGIIETARNRIIVKNIKKLQERGPYTG